ATTTGGCTTATGGGAACCACGCGGTCTTCAAACACAGTGTGTAGAGATGCTAAAATTTGACGTGCAGAATAAAAACTGGCACCAGCGACAACAATCATCAATAGAATTGTTACCATAAAAGCCAAAAGTAATTTGACCCGAATCTTTAAATCATGAATCCATTTCATAGTTTTCCCCTAGAGGTGGACGGAAATATATTCAATGAATTGCATAAGTCAAGTCTTTCCTAATATTAAAGTATAAAAAACTATCTCGGATAAAACTAGGTTTAAAAATCTTTAGAATAACCTAAGCTAACATAAAATAAATGGAAAGGGATATTTTGTAAGGTATACCTTTCTCTTAGCCAAGTTTTTAGAAAAGAATCACCTAGGGAATTCCCAGTGTTGATTTGTTCGATTGAATTTAAAATTGAGGTATTGTACGCACCATAAATACGAGAAGGGTTCGGTACCTTTCCATCTTCGGAACTTCGGTTCCAGTGGGATTGATTCGGATCTCCTCCAGCATATCCATAATAATTATTCGTATCCCAAAGGTATAAGTCGGGGCGAAAGATATGAGCAAACTTGATAAACATTTCACCGAAGAAAAACGAAGTCGATGTGGTGATGTCTTGGATTCCGTTCCGATTGTCTACAGCATTGTTTCCCATGGCATAACCAAGATTGAAATGAGGCATAATTCGAAAAAATTGGTCTTCTCGGAAGGTATAGGAGCCGCTGATTGAAAGGTAGTTTTTACCTCCCATCAGTCCACCGTTCTCAGTAGAATATTGCGTGTAATAAGAGATGGTCGGTTTTACTATTTTTAAAAAAGGAAGTTTCCAGTGTAAAAAGTATTCATGCCAAACCAATCGGCTGATGGCATCTGGATTGTTCGCATTGAATGTGTTATTCGGTCCTCCTGAAACATAAGGATTTTGTTTTTGAGTGCTTTGGTTCAGTAGGGAGTTCGAAGTTTTTTGAAATGTATTATAAAACCAAATCCCAACAGCAAAATCACCATACTGACTCGGGTCAAAATGATACATCAAAGAAAAAAACATTCCATCGGCTCGTTTGTTGCCGTTTGGCTCCTTTTTAGGGCCAAAACCTTGGTTGGGACTGTAACCTTGACAAGGATCGGATCCTTCGCTACCGGTCGAAATTCGATCGTGAAGGGAACGAACACAGGGGTCTTGTCCATAAGGATCAAAAAACTTTGCCTCTTCTCCCAAGTAAGAAGGACCCACAGCTCCGGGACTGGATTGCAAAAGGCGACGGTCTGAATCTCTATCGTCTCGATTGGTTAGTTGGAAATTTCCAAAAAGGGAAAATTGTATTTTTTTTTCCGGGGACCAAACATTGACGGAAGGTTGGAGGGCGGGAGCATAAGTAAAACTTTGGTAAGCCGCACCATTCCTTCGGCTCTGGCTCTCTCCAGCAAACGAATTCCCTCGCCAAAGGAAGTCCGATACAATTTCTGTATTGGTTTCAATGATGATTGGCTTAGGTTCCTCTGTTTTCGTTTGCGATCGTAACGGGAAGGAAAGTGATATAAATATAAATAAAACGTTAAGGTTTCGGAGGGTAAAAAATGTTTTGGAATAAATCACGAAATCTTCTGCCTCCTTCCTTTCGAATTGGGTCTTGTAATAAAGTTTCCGAACTCCCGTTTGAAGTAAGGATTACTTTGTATTCTTTCCCAAGTAAAAAAACATGAACGTATTGGGCAAAGGCTTCCGCATAGGTATCGTCTGCATTGGTTGCTGCATATAACGAAACAAATTGTGTGTTGGTTAATTTTTTATAAAGAAATTTACCTTCAGGAAATAAAGAGATAGAAGGAGTACTTTGGTAAAATTTGATTTTATTTCTTTCGGGAAAAAAGGTGGCCTCATAAGGAGAATAGGTTTCGGACCACCAGATTCCATTATAAAGAGGAAAGTTTCGAAAGTCTCTTTGGTTTTCCGAAAAATCCGGGGCGTGGGCTTTGACAATAGATACAATATGGCCTAACTCATGTAATACGATGAAGCGAATGGCCGATTCTTTCGAGTTGGAGTCATCCAAATGAATTTTGATGGAATGTTCTTTGGATGGAAGAAATGCTGTGGATTCTTTTTTAGATGCCCAATCATTTCCCCCGTCTCCTAAGAGATCAGAATCTAAATAGATAATGCCACCAATGGGTTTACCCGACTCATCCCGAACGATTCCCGTAAGTCCAGTAGAACCCAAGTTTGTTACAAAGTAGATTCCATACAGTAAAGAGTCGGAAAGTGCATTCACTTCTTTCGGCAAGGTTTTATAAATTTGATTAAGTTCTGCTTTCCAAGGGGAAAGATCCTTGGTTGGACCCGGAATGTCTTCAATTCCATCAATGGCATTGATCGCAATTAAGGTATCCAATCGTTTGGAATCTAAAGGATACACTCGTGTATTCCATGTTCCTTGCAAGTGAGGAAGGTTCTTCGATTGTAAACCTATACTTTCTTTTGCCCAAGCTGCATATGGGTTTTTTGGAAGAGTAAACGAACTTGGCGTACAAGCCCAAAAAAGGAAAAGAAGTACGGATATGAGATAAGGATTCGATCGCATTTGCCGATTGTATTTCTATATGAAAGGATTTGTTGGTCTATGCTTTTTTTTACCAGGAATCCTTTTCGCCGAAGTCAATCCGTGGAATTTACGACCCGATGTCCGTATTTTAACTAGAAAAGATGTGTCCCATATCGTTTTGGAAAGTAGACCCGACCATTTTCGAGTGACTCTCCTTGTTTCTGAGCGATTCCCCTACAATTATAAAGCCCTTTCTCACCCATTTTTCTTTCGGATGGAAGATGAGAAAAAAGCATTCGAACTTGCGAATCAAATGGACAAGTATTTGGATACTGGAAAAGCTTTCACCATCACCTTGAATGGATCAGAGATTCAAACTTTGGTATGGGGAGAACCCTGATTGACACATTCCTTTTATTTATACTTCAAAGAAATTTTTCGAAAACCTACAAGATCAGAATGGGAAATTTTAAAGTTAGTAGAAGCCCGTTATGATAAAGAATATACCTATTATATTTTTATCACGCACCTCATCGTATATTCCTTACTCATCGCGCCACCGTTCTCTGAAATTCGAGTTCAAGTATTGCCTTATTTACTAGGTGTGTCCATTGCAAGGCTCGTTTTACTTTTGCAATTTTATACCAAGAATGTTCCCATCCAAAGAGTCATTTACTTCAGTGGATTTGTTGCGGACGGACTTGTTTATCTTGTCTTTATGGTGGGAATCCATTCCTTCCCCTCAATTGGAAGTTTTTATTTATTAAATTCTTATTTAATGTCTTTTGTTTTTCCCATTCTATTGTATAGCACAAGACTTGATCCAAAGGCATGTTTTCTTAGTGCGTTTTATTTTTCTATCTTACATATCATTTATATCTTCAATCTTCCTTCTGTTGTATCAGATCAGTTCTCTTTTTTTAGTAAATATTTTTTATTGTTAGTGTATTGGGGGAGTGCTGTTCTCGGTACTGTATTTGTTCTCAACAAACGAAAAGACACCACCGATATGTACAATCTGTCCGAAGAAAAAAGATTTATGTTACATGAGTTGGAGCTTGCAAAAAAAGTACAAGATGCACTTTTCCCTGGGGATATCAAAATTCCTAGTCTTGCTTTTACTTATTATCGCAAAAGTCCGAATGTCATCGGAGGAGATTTTTTTGATTTTGTACAACTCCGGGAAGGAAACGTAGGTGTGTTTTTAACAGATGTTGCGGGGCATGGAATTTCATCAGCAATGGTTGCCTCCATCATGAAGGTACTTGTTTCTACAATTCCTTATCGTTTCAAAACAGCACCGGCCAAACTGATGGATTATTTAGACGATCGTTTGGCCCATGATTTAAACAAATACCACGCTTCGGCAATTTATCTATTTTTTGATTTCATTGAAAAGAAACTAACATTAGGTAATGCCGGTCATCCCTATTTAATTTTAGCGCACAAGGAAGAAGACTACCAAGAGTTGGAAACCCAAGGTGCCATCCTTGGGTTTAATATTAAAATTCCACCCATTGCCGAAAAAACTATGCCCATAGCACCAGGGGATCGTTTTTTTATTTATACCGATGGGCTCATTGAATCCACAGATTCGGAAGGGAATAGTCTGGGAACGGAAGGACTCCTCGCACTTCTCAATCGGCATAGACATAGTGCAAACATCAAAGAACTCGAAATCAACCTTCTCACCGAATTAAAATCCAACTACGGACTCGACAGTTTTTCTGATGACACCATGTTTCTAATCTTGGAAGTAGAAGAATAAGGAGAAATCATTTGTCTTTTTTAGAGATTCAAATTAAATCCAATTTTGCTCTGGTCACCATCAAAAGGCCAGAGGCCCTCAATGCACTGAACGATGTAGTCATCACGGAAATTGGAGCCATGGTGGATGAACTAGAATCCAATAGCTCTGTTCGCGGATTCATTCTGACTGGTGAAGGGAAAGCTTTTGTAGCCGGTGCGGACATTGCCAAAATGAAAGAGTTCAATGTGCGGGAAGGACAGGCATTTTCGGAACTTGGACAAACTGTTTTTCGTAAGATGGAACTTTCCAACCTCATTTCGATTGCTGCCATCAATGGATTTTGTTTGGGTGGGGGAATGGAACTTGCTATGGCATGTGACATTCGTTATGCGGTTGCATCTGCCAAATTAGGCCTTCCTGAAGTCACACTCGGTTTACTTCCAGGATTTGGTGGGTCTCAAAGACTTCCAAGACTGATCGGAGTCGGGCGCGCCACAGAACTCATTTTATCTGGTGATATGATCTCCGCTGAAGAAGGATATCGATTGGGACTGATTAATAAAATCACCGATCCTGCGGAACTTTTAAACGAATCCGAAAAAACCATCACTACGATTTTATCGCGAGGACCTAACGCGATCAAGGCGGCAAAAACGGCAATCCGCCAAGGTTTGGAAACCAATATGGATGGCGGTTTGGAGTGGGAAAAACAACTATTTGGTGGCCGGTTTGCGGACGAAGAAACCAAAGAAGGTCTTTCTGCATTTTTAGA
The sequence above is drawn from the Leptospira sp. WS4.C2 genome and encodes:
- a CDS encoding PP2C family protein-serine/threonine phosphatase, translated to MTHSFYLYFKEIFRKPTRSEWEILKLVEARYDKEYTYYIFITHLIVYSLLIAPPFSEIRVQVLPYLLGVSIARLVLLLQFYTKNVPIQRVIYFSGFVADGLVYLVFMVGIHSFPSIGSFYLLNSYLMSFVFPILLYSTRLDPKACFLSAFYFSILHIIYIFNLPSVVSDQFSFFSKYFLLLVYWGSAVLGTVFVLNKRKDTTDMYNLSEEKRFMLHELELAKKVQDALFPGDIKIPSLAFTYYRKSPNVIGGDFFDFVQLREGNVGVFLTDVAGHGISSAMVASIMKVLVSTIPYRFKTAPAKLMDYLDDRLAHDLNKYHASAIYLFFDFIEKKLTLGNAGHPYLILAHKEEDYQELETQGAILGFNIKIPPIAEKTMPIAPGDRFFIYTDGLIESTDSEGNSLGTEGLLALLNRHRHSANIKELEINLLTELKSNYGLDSFSDDTMFLILEVEE
- a CDS encoding enoyl-CoA hydratase-related protein; this encodes MSFLEIQIKSNFALVTIKRPEALNALNDVVITEIGAMVDELESNSSVRGFILTGEGKAFVAGADIAKMKEFNVREGQAFSELGQTVFRKMELSNLISIAAINGFCLGGGMELAMACDIRYAVASAKLGLPEVTLGLLPGFGGSQRLPRLIGVGRATELILSGDMISAEEGYRLGLINKITDPAELLNESEKTITTILSRGPNAIKAAKTAIRQGLETNMDGGLEWEKQLFGGRFADEETKEGLSAFLEKRKPNFKG